A region from the Desulfitobacterium dehalogenans ATCC 51507 genome encodes:
- the leuC gene encoding 3-isopropylmalate dehydratase large subunit, with translation MGMTITEKILAEHAGLDRVVPGQLVTAQLDLALANDITGPVSIREFEKFGVETVWDKTKVALVPDHFTPNKDIASAELSKTLREFAKKQGIVHYWEQGRVGVEHCLLPEQGVTLPGDVIIGADSHTCTYGALGAFATGVGSTDLAAGMATGEAWFRVPESIKFIFKGTHFQPWVSGKDLILYAIGKIGVDGARYRAMEFTGEGIAALSMDGRLTMCNMAVEAGAKNGIIAPDEKTLAYVNERAKRPYKVYHSDPNAQYEEVYEWDVADIPLQVAFPHLPENSKPVGEGKGIKIDQVVIGSCTNGRLEDLQVAAHILKGQKVHGDVRLIVIPGTQEIYKQAMKEGLLDIFIDAGAVVSTPTCGPCLGGYMGILAKGERALSTTNRNFVGRMGHPESEVYLSGPAVAAASAVTGEISHPEEVL, from the coding sequence ATGGGAATGACCATCACTGAGAAAATTCTTGCCGAGCATGCCGGTCTGGACAGGGTGGTACCCGGTCAATTGGTTACTGCCCAGCTGGACCTGGCCTTGGCCAATGATATAACCGGCCCGGTCTCGATCCGGGAATTTGAAAAATTCGGCGTGGAAACCGTCTGGGACAAGACCAAAGTGGCCTTGGTTCCCGATCATTTCACCCCTAACAAAGATATAGCCTCTGCAGAATTAAGCAAAACCTTAAGAGAGTTTGCCAAGAAACAGGGGATTGTTCATTACTGGGAACAAGGACGGGTGGGAGTCGAACACTGTCTTCTTCCCGAACAAGGAGTGACTCTGCCCGGCGATGTCATCATCGGGGCAGATTCTCACACCTGTACCTACGGCGCTTTGGGGGCTTTTGCCACTGGAGTGGGAAGCACGGATCTAGCCGCCGGCATGGCCACAGGGGAGGCTTGGTTCAGAGTTCCTGAATCCATAAAGTTCATATTCAAAGGAACACATTTCCAACCTTGGGTCAGCGGTAAGGATTTGATTCTTTACGCTATCGGCAAAATCGGGGTGGACGGCGCTCGCTATCGGGCCATGGAATTCACTGGGGAGGGTATCGCAGCCTTGTCCATGGACGGCCGCCTAACTATGTGCAATATGGCCGTGGAAGCGGGAGCCAAGAATGGCATTATTGCCCCGGATGAAAAGACCCTGGCCTATGTGAATGAACGGGCAAAACGTCCCTATAAAGTCTATCACAGTGATCCAAATGCTCAGTATGAGGAAGTCTATGAATGGGATGTGGCCGATATTCCCCTTCAAGTGGCCTTCCCCCATCTGCCCGAGAATTCCAAACCCGTCGGGGAAGGGAAAGGGATTAAAATCGATCAAGTGGTCATTGGTTCCTGTACCAATGGCCGTCTGGAAGATCTGCAAGTGGCTGCCCACATCCTTAAGGGCCAAAAAGTCCATGGAGATGTGCGCTTGATTGTCATACCCGGGACTCAGGAGATTTATAAGCAAGCCATGAAAGAAGGACTCCTCGATATCTTTATCGATGCGGGAGCTGTGGTCAGCACTCCCACCTGCGGACCTTGCTTAGGCGGATATATGGGAATTCTGGCCAAAGGAGAAAGAGCCCTCTCCACCACCAACCGGAACTTCGTAGGACGGATGGGTCACCCGGAAAGTGAGGTCTACCTGTCCGGACCGGCTGTAGCGGCAGCATCCGCAGTAACCGGAGAAATCTCACATCCTGAGGAGGTGTTATAA
- a CDS encoding 3-isopropylmalate dehydratase small subunit → MAKAWKFGDDIDTDVIIPARYLNQNTPEHLAAHCMEDADPNFAQEVKPGDVIIGGKNFGCGSSREHAPAAIKAAGVKAVIADSYARIFYRNALNIGMPILECPEAVRGIEAGDEVSVDLETGKIVNLTRNTEFEARPFPPFMQDLIKAGGLIPYVKGRREHA, encoded by the coding sequence ATGGCCAAGGCCTGGAAATTCGGAGATGATATCGACACCGATGTCATTATACCGGCACGTTACTTGAATCAAAACACCCCGGAACATTTAGCGGCTCATTGCATGGAAGACGCTGATCCCAATTTTGCCCAAGAGGTAAAACCCGGAGACGTGATCATCGGCGGAAAAAACTTTGGCTGCGGCTCTTCCCGGGAGCATGCTCCGGCGGCCATTAAGGCGGCAGGGGTGAAAGCGGTTATCGCCGACTCCTATGCCCGGATTTTTTATCGGAACGCTCTGAACATCGGCATGCCTATTCTGGAATGTCCGGAGGCTGTTCGAGGGATTGAAGCAGGGGATGAGGTCTCTGTAGATTTGGAGACCGGAAAGATTGTGAATCTGACCAGGAATACTGAATTTGAAGCTCGGCCTTTCCCGCCCTTTATGCAGGATCTGATCAAAGCAGGGGGACTTATTCCATATGTGAAGGGGAGACGTGAACATGCCTAA
- the leuB gene encoding 3-isopropylmalate dehydrogenase, translating to MPKIAVLPGDGIGQEIIPQAVRVLKAVLAEKEADFEFQDYPVGGAAIELVGKALPDETLKACQEADAVLLGAVGGPQWDHLPASKRPETAALLGLRKGLNFYANIRPVRMIPSLLATSTLKEDVLDGVDMVVIRELTGGVYFGEKGRSENPRSAYDRMSYTEEEIRRILVQGFETAMLRDKKLCSVDKANVLETSRLWREMANELSKDYPEVELTHMYVDNAAMQLVRNPKQFDVIVTENMFGDILTDLASMLGGSIGMLSSASLSGTQGMYEPAHGSAPDIAGKNLANPLATILSVALMLRYSFGMEDEALRIEKAVEKVLEQGYRTGDLAQAGDKLVGTVEMGDAVLAAL from the coding sequence ATGCCTAAAATTGCGGTATTGCCCGGAGATGGCATCGGACAAGAGATTATTCCTCAGGCCGTACGGGTACTGAAAGCGGTCCTAGCAGAAAAAGAGGCTGACTTTGAGTTCCAGGACTATCCCGTAGGGGGAGCGGCTATCGAATTGGTGGGTAAAGCCTTGCCTGACGAGACCTTAAAGGCTTGCCAGGAAGCCGACGCGGTTCTTTTAGGTGCAGTCGGGGGACCCCAATGGGATCATCTCCCTGCCTCGAAACGGCCGGAAACAGCGGCTCTCTTAGGATTGCGCAAAGGACTGAACTTCTATGCCAATATCCGTCCCGTGCGTATGATTCCAAGCTTGCTCGCCACTTCTACCCTTAAAGAGGACGTGCTGGATGGGGTGGATATGGTGGTCATTCGGGAATTGACCGGAGGGGTTTATTTCGGAGAAAAAGGCCGCTCAGAGAATCCACGCTCCGCTTATGATCGGATGAGCTATACGGAGGAAGAGATAAGGCGTATCCTGGTCCAAGGCTTTGAGACAGCCATGCTCCGCGATAAAAAGCTCTGCTCCGTGGATAAAGCCAATGTCCTGGAAACCTCCCGCCTCTGGAGAGAGATGGCGAATGAACTTTCTAAGGATTATCCGGAAGTGGAACTAACTCATATGTATGTGGATAATGCAGCCATGCAATTGGTCCGCAACCCTAAGCAGTTTGATGTCATCGTCACGGAGAACATGTTCGGGGATATTCTCACTGACCTGGCTTCTATGTTGGGGGGCTCCATCGGTATGCTCTCTTCTGCAAGCTTGAGCGGTACCCAAGGGATGTATGAACCGGCTCATGGTTCCGCGCCCGATATCGCCGGCAAGAACCTGGCCAATCCACTGGCTACTATTCTTTCCGTAGCCCTGATGCTTCGGTATTCCTTTGGTATGGAGGACGAAGCCCTGCGCATCGAGAAGGCTGTAGAGAAGGTTTTGGAGCAAGGGTATCGGACCGGAGACCTGGCTCAGGCAGGGGATAAACTTGTGGGAACGGTGGAAATGGGCGATGCAGTGCTGGCCGCGCTGTGA
- a CDS encoding DUF4317 domain-containing protein, with product MNKNDVASIRKEFKMDNTKLKLAEVVSIYVKGDLKQIIGTEKEYFERMDAQKQDLYLKNFKKLLTGPLDSKVFELEFSDNKLGQNPTQRALIETLQPHHFAEGTEKVAHRVIESCHYEGDYMITFLRGEVYKPSKKDYTEDESGLDDVVFSFEFLMGSINPVMLPKTALKFDFEDRLFKADIPIDVTINLSAPLDGFMFPAWSDDSADVNKVVYYSNKANVPNPEFLAKVLGCDFQRTAQTEKEQFLEIVQEVAGKEIEPEKIASIYESLNTMITRNEEEESSDIPSVGLRDMEKILQVSGVENTQGLETAFMKVTGTENYEFKASNIVPNFKGKSLKIENNTVSISVNPQDLRNIKQVKRDGKRYLLIEIDETVNLEGFELSTEAF from the coding sequence ATGAATAAAAACGATGTAGCAAGCATACGCAAAGAATTTAAAATGGATAATACGAAACTAAAGCTTGCCGAGGTAGTAAGCATTTATGTCAAAGGAGATTTAAAACAAATCATCGGTACAGAAAAAGAGTATTTCGAAAGAATGGATGCCCAAAAGCAGGATCTCTATCTTAAGAATTTTAAAAAGCTGCTCACAGGGCCTCTCGATTCCAAAGTTTTTGAACTGGAGTTTTCGGATAATAAATTAGGGCAAAACCCCACCCAAAGAGCACTCATTGAAACATTACAACCTCATCATTTCGCTGAAGGAACTGAAAAGGTTGCTCATAGGGTCATTGAGAGTTGTCACTATGAAGGGGATTATATGATTACTTTTTTGCGGGGTGAGGTCTATAAGCCCTCAAAGAAGGACTATACCGAGGATGAATCAGGGCTGGATGACGTGGTATTTTCCTTTGAATTTTTAATGGGGAGTATTAATCCTGTCATGCTTCCCAAAACTGCTCTAAAATTCGATTTTGAGGATCGATTGTTCAAGGCCGATATACCTATAGATGTCACCATCAATCTGTCTGCTCCCTTAGATGGGTTTATGTTCCCTGCCTGGAGTGATGATTCAGCCGATGTGAATAAAGTAGTCTATTACTCTAATAAGGCCAATGTCCCCAACCCGGAGTTTTTAGCCAAGGTCTTGGGATGCGATTTTCAAAGGACGGCTCAAACCGAAAAGGAGCAATTTCTTGAAATCGTTCAAGAAGTCGCGGGAAAGGAAATCGAACCGGAGAAGATCGCCAGTATCTATGAAAGCCTAAACACGATGATCACGAGGAATGAAGAAGAAGAAAGCTCAGATATCCCCAGTGTTGGATTAAGGGATATGGAAAAAATTCTTCAGGTCAGCGGGGTTGAAAACACTCAGGGATTAGAAACCGCTTTCATGAAAGTCACGGGAACGGAGAACTATGAATTTAAGGCTTCCAACATCGTACCTAACTTTAAGGGAAAGTCTCTAAAAATCGAGAATAACACGGTGAGTATTTCCGTAAACCCTCAGGACTTACGGAATATCAAACAAGTCAAGAGAGACGGAAAACGGTATTTGCTTATTGAAATTGATGAGACTGTCAATCTTGAAGGCTTTGAGTTAAGCACCGAGGCTTTTTAA
- a CDS encoding DUF6773 family protein, with protein sequence MKDERIEQVQQKVRSEIAVIILIGVALSFIVKTFIYNMGLKECMTEYLILIFFPLYQFIRLHTLKVGIYSQRGSKESRNNLVMVSAMLFVTFALSIYGLFQRSPIGDWQGPLTFLALFMVLFLAVYFITNRYNQHKAHKYEMEFDDDR encoded by the coding sequence ATGAAAGATGAAAGAATTGAACAAGTCCAGCAGAAGGTTCGCAGTGAAATAGCCGTGATCATTCTTATTGGTGTAGCACTGTCCTTTATCGTCAAAACATTTATCTACAATATGGGACTTAAAGAGTGCATGACGGAATACCTGATCCTGATCTTCTTCCCCCTCTATCAGTTCATTCGCCTGCATACCTTAAAGGTTGGTATCTACAGTCAGCGGGGAAGCAAAGAATCACGTAATAACCTGGTTATGGTCTCGGCCATGCTTTTTGTTACTTTCGCCCTGTCCATCTACGGATTGTTCCAACGCTCCCCGATAGGTGACTGGCAAGGGCCCCTGACTTTCTTAGCTTTGTTTATGGTTTTATTCCTGGCTGTTTACTTTATCACCAACCGATACAATCAGCACAAGGCCCATAAATATGAAATGGAATTTGATGATGACCGTTAA
- a CDS encoding helix-turn-helix transcriptional regulator — translation MKNLRLKAARAGLDMSQEQLAETVGVTRQTIGMIEAGKFNPSLQLCIAICKALGKTLNDLFWEDDKHER, via the coding sequence TTGAAAAACCTTAGATTAAAGGCGGCACGGGCTGGCTTAGATATGTCCCAGGAGCAATTGGCCGAAACCGTGGGAGTAACACGCCAGACCATCGGTATGATCGAGGCCGGTAAATTCAACCCTTCTTTGCAGTTATGCATAGCCATTTGCAAAGCCCTTGGCAAAACTTTAAATGATCTTTTTTGGGAGGATGATAAGCATGAAAGATGA
- a CDS encoding ABC transporter permease, with translation MNNVHRLFGHRLLADWKFQYSIWKLVVDWIVALYIVIPGLALFLDTYVGWWQEPPSLFFVLPLTLLLPVAVIFSWSGTLRIFVEEADQIFLFQHQSWLKGIAAYSILLQICFSLFATALLAFLAAPFLLMIHQVDLPGFLWFFLLVFICRVDAGLLKQCLQHRFEGWRYSLAQVPIIGFFAAILWAAVGSIGSRQFYPWLTFILLLMLILLFVYRLSMKATLLKDISLAQTEKMKFANVLLKYTGTYTKKQIRLNKHPWLFRNSGRLFKTRTADRILTEIGLKGFLRHRSNMLFYLQVVGMYGAFLTILPPLWQWIFWGGAIFFLASLGKLHWLEWVNSPFVSLFVLDGELKQKARGRFLFFFICPGLIFLGLVVTFLTQQWLLGIVLLPVGIFLSKFTVNSLIFKVNNSKLHP, from the coding sequence ATGAACAATGTACACCGTCTTTTCGGACATCGACTCCTCGCCGACTGGAAATTTCAATATTCCATTTGGAAGCTGGTGGTGGATTGGATCGTAGCCCTTTATATCGTCATCCCCGGATTGGCTCTCTTCCTTGATACCTATGTGGGCTGGTGGCAGGAACCACCTTCCCTCTTTTTCGTTTTGCCTTTAACACTCCTCTTACCTGTTGCTGTGATTTTTTCCTGGTCAGGCACTTTAAGGATCTTTGTGGAGGAAGCGGATCAAATCTTCCTCTTTCAACATCAGTCCTGGCTCAAGGGGATCGCGGCCTACAGTATCTTGTTGCAGATCTGTTTTAGTCTTTTCGCAACCGCCTTACTGGCCTTTCTAGCCGCTCCTTTTTTACTGATGATCCATCAGGTTGACCTGCCCGGCTTCCTCTGGTTCTTCCTCCTCGTCTTTATCTGCCGCGTCGATGCCGGTCTCTTAAAGCAATGCCTCCAGCACAGATTTGAAGGTTGGCGATATAGTCTGGCCCAGGTCCCCATTATAGGTTTTTTTGCTGCCATCCTCTGGGCTGCTGTCGGCTCTATAGGAAGCCGACAATTTTATCCCTGGCTTACTTTCATTCTCCTTCTTATGCTGATCCTGCTGTTTGTTTACAGATTATCTATGAAGGCTACGTTACTCAAAGATATTTCCTTAGCCCAAACTGAAAAAATGAAGTTCGCCAATGTGTTGTTGAAATATACAGGGACTTATACCAAAAAGCAAATACGCTTAAATAAGCATCCCTGGCTGTTCAGAAACTCGGGCCGGCTCTTTAAAACGCGAACCGCGGATAGAATCTTAACCGAAATTGGCCTTAAGGGATTTTTGCGGCATCGTTCCAATATGCTTTTTTATCTGCAGGTCGTGGGCATGTATGGAGCCTTTCTCACGATCTTACCTCCTCTTTGGCAGTGGATCTTTTGGGGTGGGGCCATCTTCTTTCTTGCTTCCCTTGGAAAATTGCATTGGCTTGAGTGGGTCAATTCCCCTTTCGTCTCCTTATTTGTCTTGGATGGGGAACTCAAACAGAAAGCCCGCGGGAGGTTTCTCTTTTTCTTCATTTGTCCCGGGCTTATCTTCCTGGGTCTGGTGGTCACCTTCCTGACGCAACAATGGCTTCTGGGAATAGTGTTACTGCCTGTGGGCATCTTTCTCAGTAAATTCACTGTGAATAGCTTGATTTTCAAAGTCAATAATTCAAAGCTTCATCCATAG
- a CDS encoding ABC transporter ATP-binding protein, with the protein MDLVQVNIKSGGYEKKDPILKDISFGVKPGELVGLIGPNGAGKSTILKAMMGQLPYMDGKIDFQDAHTHYAYIPEQPVLYDNLTLWEHLEFAAAVGKMKEDTFLPRAEELLKLFRLHKEKHKLPVTFSKGMQQKVMLILGFLMRPALYIIDEPFIGLDPHGMRDLLHLVDQARKDGAGILMSTHSLDTAEKICTSFILIHEGTALSQGNLEDIRRQSQLPEGSLFDCFISLLEIQP; encoded by the coding sequence TTGGATTTAGTTCAAGTGAATATCAAGTCCGGCGGATACGAAAAGAAAGACCCCATCCTCAAAGATATTTCCTTCGGGGTAAAACCCGGTGAGCTTGTCGGATTAATTGGCCCCAACGGTGCCGGAAAAAGCACGATCCTCAAAGCCATGATGGGACAACTGCCGTATATGGATGGTAAGATTGATTTTCAGGATGCTCACACCCATTATGCCTACATTCCGGAACAACCTGTCCTCTATGATAACCTCACCTTGTGGGAGCATTTAGAATTCGCCGCAGCAGTGGGAAAAATGAAGGAAGACACCTTTTTACCTAGAGCCGAAGAACTGCTGAAGCTTTTTCGTCTCCATAAAGAGAAGCACAAACTCCCTGTCACTTTTTCTAAAGGGATGCAGCAAAAAGTTATGCTCATCCTCGGTTTTTTGATGCGCCCTGCTTTGTATATTATTGACGAGCCTTTCATTGGCCTGGACCCCCACGGAATGCGGGATCTTCTTCATCTTGTGGACCAAGCACGCAAGGATGGTGCCGGCATACTTATGTCCACTCACTCTCTGGATACCGCCGAGAAAATCTGCACTTCCTTTATCCTTATTCATGAAGGAACAGCCCTAAGTCAGGGAAATCTGGAGGATATTCGCCGACAAAGTCAGTTGCCGGAAGGCTCTCTCTTTGACTGCTTTATCAGCCTTTTGGAGATACAGCCATGA
- a CDS encoding DEAD/DEAH box helicase, with protein MSFTGITEQEIRTLASSKKAYELGVAYALNGRVSQLSYDGEKNMISAVVIGTWLYDVEIIMRKNGSVYSCNCTCPAFEEYPGACKHVIAALKAVQRKLAGPLPRTAVVKESVSEFMALFTKSEPKAVRENLSLELELQIEIHRQIHAQLQIKVGLARLYVVKNLEEFLSAVQGGRLLKFGKQFTYDPFVQTFSAEDQLVIDMLQEMLRQYEAFNEQRSFYYASPFSQKPFILSQYYLGKLFDALGDKEFSLAHTSSKAGSKAGAAGLPRSIRVIRQDIPLDFAVESKEQDLTLALKNQLPLQLTADGRYYLYDQNIYQVSPEQQSFLPNLLKTLSGKSRQTLTFPAHQRDFFASEAIPLIEQLGSVSIEPKLAEKFVREELQARIYFDRMGEYGIRARLEFHYGDYLINPFTSQGGANRQDPADSQILIRNIDKERRILTIFEQAEFIVSQGTISLEDDEKIFDFITTWLPQLQEYAETFYSDDFKLTVRTSTSFSGRVRLDESLDLLEISFQYSDIDQDELANIFHSLQVKRKYYRLRDGSFLDLKQPELESMAIFLEHLNLKGEDLSNQTLLLPKFRAMYIDSFLRQANLPGIQRNKAFKQLVQSILEPQDGEYDPPSSLKHVLRDYQKTGFRWLKTLAAYGLGGILADDMGLGKTLQALAFILSEELASPALVIAPTSLIYNWQAEGEKFAPDLNILVVDGTPQERQEQLKALSQADLVVTSYALLRRDIETFAQVDFSYCFLDEAQNIKNPQTLNAKSVQRIKAKSYFALTGTPIENSLSELWSLFNFCIPGYLLSFQEFQKKYSAPILKGENPQALLELSRHIKPFILRRLKKEVLKELPPKIETEIKATLTEEQRKIYLAYLQQTKSQIAQDLATHGFAKSQIQILAALTRLRQICSHPGMFIDNYTGESGKMLLFQELLGDILDSGHRVLVFSQFTSMLDIIRDYLLSENIDYFYLSGSTKASERSQMAASFNKGQGRVFLISLKAGGTGLNLIGADTVIHFDPWWNPAVEDQATDRAHRIGQKNSVQVIKLLTQGTIEEKVNALQAKKKKLIDSVIQPGETMLTKLTEQELRELFELT; from the coding sequence ATGTCTTTTACCGGTATTACTGAACAGGAGATTCGCACTTTGGCTTCCAGTAAAAAGGCCTATGAGCTGGGAGTAGCCTATGCCCTTAACGGCAGGGTCAGCCAATTATCTTACGATGGGGAAAAGAACATGATTTCTGCAGTCGTCATTGGCACTTGGCTTTATGATGTAGAGATCATCATGAGGAAAAACGGCTCAGTTTATTCCTGTAATTGTACTTGTCCGGCCTTTGAAGAATACCCTGGAGCCTGTAAGCATGTGATAGCTGCTCTGAAGGCCGTGCAAAGAAAGTTGGCCGGTCCTCTGCCAAGAACTGCTGTAGTCAAAGAATCTGTCTCTGAATTCATGGCCTTATTTACGAAATCCGAACCCAAAGCGGTTCGCGAAAATTTAAGTCTTGAACTTGAACTTCAAATAGAAATCCATCGTCAGATCCATGCCCAATTGCAAATCAAGGTCGGACTTGCACGCCTTTATGTGGTAAAAAACTTAGAAGAGTTCTTATCCGCAGTCCAAGGTGGCCGCTTACTAAAATTCGGCAAACAATTCACCTACGACCCCTTTGTTCAAACTTTTAGTGCAGAGGATCAACTTGTTATCGACATGCTGCAGGAAATGTTAAGGCAATATGAAGCCTTCAATGAACAGAGGAGTTTTTATTATGCATCCCCCTTCAGTCAGAAACCTTTCATTTTAAGTCAATACTACTTAGGGAAATTATTCGACGCCTTAGGTGATAAAGAATTCTCCTTAGCCCACACTTCTTCAAAAGCCGGTTCAAAAGCAGGAGCCGCCGGCCTCCCCCGCTCGATCAGGGTGATACGCCAGGATATCCCCTTGGATTTTGCCGTTGAGTCCAAAGAGCAGGACCTGACCCTAGCTCTGAAAAACCAGCTTCCCTTGCAGCTTACAGCTGATGGACGCTATTATCTTTACGATCAGAACATCTACCAGGTCTCACCCGAGCAGCAATCCTTCCTGCCCAACCTCCTTAAAACCTTGTCAGGAAAATCCCGCCAAACCCTTACTTTTCCGGCGCATCAGAGGGATTTTTTCGCTTCAGAAGCCATCCCCCTCATTGAACAGCTGGGTTCTGTTTCTATCGAACCCAAACTGGCGGAAAAATTTGTACGGGAAGAGCTGCAAGCCAGGATCTATTTCGATAGGATGGGTGAATACGGCATCCGGGCCCGCCTGGAATTCCATTACGGGGATTATCTCATCAATCCTTTCACCTCTCAAGGAGGGGCAAATCGCCAGGACCCGGCCGATTCGCAAATTCTTATCCGCAATATTGATAAAGAAAGAAGAATCCTTACGATCTTCGAGCAAGCTGAATTTATCGTTTCCCAAGGGACTATTAGCCTGGAAGATGATGAAAAGATCTTCGATTTTATTACGACCTGGCTTCCTCAGTTGCAAGAATATGCAGAAACCTTCTATTCCGACGACTTCAAACTGACAGTTCGCACCTCCACCAGTTTCTCCGGCCGGGTACGTTTGGATGAGTCCTTGGACCTGCTGGAAATATCCTTTCAGTATAGTGATATTGACCAGGATGAACTGGCCAATATCTTTCATTCCTTACAAGTGAAAAGAAAATATTATCGGCTGCGGGACGGCTCTTTTCTCGATCTGAAGCAGCCTGAACTGGAATCCATGGCTATTTTTCTTGAACATTTAAATCTTAAAGGGGAGGATTTGAGCAATCAGACTCTCCTGCTGCCCAAGTTCAGAGCCATGTATATTGACAGCTTTTTGCGTCAAGCCAACTTACCCGGAATTCAGCGCAATAAAGCCTTTAAACAATTAGTCCAAAGCATTCTTGAGCCCCAGGACGGAGAATATGATCCCCCTTCCTCTCTTAAGCATGTGCTCCGGGATTATCAGAAGACGGGGTTCCGCTGGCTCAAGACTCTGGCCGCTTATGGTCTCGGGGGCATTCTGGCCGATGATATGGGTCTGGGAAAAACCCTGCAGGCTCTGGCCTTTATCTTATCTGAAGAACTTGCCTCCCCTGCCCTGGTCATTGCCCCCACTTCTCTGATCTATAACTGGCAGGCGGAAGGGGAAAAATTCGCGCCGGACCTGAATATCCTGGTGGTCGATGGCACACCTCAGGAACGCCAGGAGCAATTAAAAGCCCTCAGCCAAGCGGATTTGGTCGTCACCTCTTATGCCTTGTTAAGACGGGATATTGAAACCTTTGCACAGGTTGATTTTTCCTACTGCTTCCTGGATGAGGCTCAGAACATTAAGAACCCACAGACCCTGAACGCCAAATCTGTCCAGAGAATTAAAGCGAAGAGTTATTTTGCCCTGACCGGTACACCGATTGAGAATTCCCTTTCCGAGCTCTGGTCCCTCTTTAACTTTTGTATACCAGGCTATTTGCTCTCTTTCCAGGAATTTCAGAAGAAATATTCCGCTCCTATTCTCAAAGGGGAGAATCCCCAGGCCCTTCTGGAGTTGAGCCGTCACATCAAACCTTTTATCCTGCGCAGGCTTAAAAAAGAGGTTCTGAAAGAACTTCCCCCCAAGATTGAGACGGAAATCAAAGCGACTTTGACCGAGGAACAGCGAAAAATCTATCTGGCCTACCTTCAGCAAACCAAGAGTCAGATCGCTCAGGACCTCGCCACCCATGGTTTCGCCAAAAGCCAGATCCAGATTCTCGCGGCTTTAACCAGACTACGGCAGATCTGTTCCCATCCAGGGATGTTTATCGACAATTATACGGGGGAAAGCGGGAAAATGCTCCTCTTCCAGGAGCTTCTTGGGGATATCCTGGACAGCGGCCACCGGGTACTGGTCTTTTCCCAGTTTACCTCCATGCTGGATATTATCCGGGATTATTTGCTCTCCGAAAACATTGATTATTTTTATCTCAGCGGGTCCACGAAAGCCTCGGAACGCTCTCAAATGGCTGCTTCTTTTAACAAAGGCCAAGGCCGGGTTTTTCTGATCTCCTTAAAAGCCGGTGGGACAGGATTAAACCTGATCGGTGCCGACACGGTGATCCATTTCGATCCCTGGTGGAATCCGGCAGTTGAGGATCAGGCCACCGACCGGGCCCATCGCATAGGACAAAAGAATTCCGTCCAAGTGATTAAGCTCCTCACTCAAGGAACCATTGAAGAAAAAGTCAACGCTCTCCAAGCTAAAAAGAAAAAACTCATTGATTCGGTCATCCAACCCGGTGAAACCATGCTCACTAAATTAACCGAGCAGGAGCTGAGAGAACTTTTCGAGTTGACCTAA
- the proC gene encoding pyrroline-5-carboxylate reductase, giving the protein MKRIGFIGAGNMAEAIIKGLNTTGKYEIRVTNRSNQAKLEQMKEDYGVIPVSFPEAVRDSEIILLAVKPKDVVEVLAQVNKHMRSNQLFISVAAGIPLELLAKHLPLSPMVRAMPNTSSAVMHSMTGLVKGQRVNEENQRDVEDIFGAVGKVIWIPEEQMNSLIAMSGSGPAYFYLFTEALVKAGVDMGFSKEEAENLAKETLMGAAKMLANSGKSPGELRVAVTSPKGTTQEALNVFWEKGLEDLVARAAKACKNRAEEMEREYLG; this is encoded by the coding sequence ATGAAAAGGATCGGGTTTATCGGGGCAGGAAACATGGCTGAAGCCATCATTAAGGGGCTGAACACTACAGGAAAATATGAGATTCGCGTGACCAATCGCTCCAACCAGGCTAAACTGGAGCAGATGAAAGAAGACTATGGGGTCATTCCGGTTTCTTTTCCAGAGGCGGTCAGGGATTCCGAGATCATCCTTTTGGCAGTGAAACCTAAGGATGTGGTGGAGGTTTTAGCCCAAGTCAATAAGCATATGAGGTCAAACCAGCTTTTTATCAGTGTGGCGGCAGGAATTCCCTTAGAATTATTGGCAAAGCATTTGCCTCTCAGTCCGATGGTTCGTGCTATGCCCAATACTTCAAGCGCAGTTATGCACTCCATGACCGGCTTGGTAAAAGGGCAAAGGGTCAATGAGGAAAATCAAAGGGATGTGGAAGATATCTTTGGGGCGGTTGGGAAGGTTATCTGGATACCCGAGGAACAGATGAATTCGCTTATCGCCATGAGCGGAAGCGGGCCGGCCTATTTCTATCTCTTTACGGAGGCTCTAGTGAAAGCGGGGGTTGATATGGGCTTTAGCAAAGAGGAGGCTGAGAACTTAGCCAAAGAGACCTTGATGGGGGCGGCTAAGATGCTGGCCAATAGTGGAAAATCACCTGGTGAACTGCGGGTGGCAGTAACCTCACCCAAAGGAACCACCCAAGAAGCCTTGAATGTTTTCTGGGAAAAGGGCTTGGAAGATCTTGTGGCAAGAGCAGCTAAAGCCTGCAAAAATCGTGCGGAAGAAATGGAAAGGGAGTATTTAGGGTGA